actccagtatattcgctaaattcccatttatacccctaagctcaccccgagccaggtataaattcccgccatgacttttcgccactttgctcactaggatcgtctcgaatcacagatcacaatatatatccacataataatgtggtctcaacattagcctaccaatatacacacaaatacacaattacgctctcaatgagccaaattaccataataccctcacagcagagtatatagtcccatgcatgcctttatcatcatataatgatatgacccacacaatcatgcatataatcatataataatacaataaatcaattatggccctcccggcctcctaatcaaggtcctaaaccttattaggaaatttgggtcgttacaaaaacaatcaataaaagaagtaacAGAAAAGTCTCCAATGACATCGGCCTCTCCTCCAACTCAAGCAATAGAAGAAGCAATTAGAAAGTCTCCACAAAAATCATCTTCTCTTCCAATACATGCAAGAGAAGAGAcaaatgaaaaatattaattgaaaCCATCACCGCTATTGTCTAaggtatataaataaataatagaatgATATCATTGTTGGATAAGTAAGAATAAGAATATAATTGATTCATAATGTTATAATTTTACAGGTGAAATCTTTAGACATACCATCACTAAGACCGATATTGATGGAGAATTAACATTTTACAAGTCGTGTATCTGTAGCCTACAGGATACAAGTGTTGAGGAATATACGACCACTACTTTGTTATGAAGATTTGGAAGCATTCACAAAATCTTGTTTTGGTCATCTTCTTAAACTAATCGATCTAGCGAAGAGTAGTGGGCAGTTGATACATTTTCTTTTACAGAGACGGGTACaaactaataaagaaaatgagTTATGGTTTGATATTGATAGTCAGCTTGTTAGGTTTTCAATGCATGAGTTTGCATTGATTAGTGGCTTTAATTGCGGAAAATTCAATGACCCAAACTTGAGTAGTCTAAGAACGGGTAATAGGCTTAAAAAAGAGTATTTTAGGGACATGGAAGGACACATTACTCTTAAAGATTTGGAAACTATGTTTGTGGATATGAGTGAAGAAAATCTAGCAGGGGTgttgaaaaaagaagaagaaatatataaagaaaaatcGGGATCATTTGAGACTTGCTTTGCTTTATTGTTTGGAAGGACTAGTGCTTGCACATGAGCTTGCACAACCTATATGGGAGGAAAACATGGGTATTGTTGAGGACGTGGATGTCTTTAACACATATCCATGGGGAAGGTTATGTTATAATCTCACATTAGATGGTTTGAAGACGAATTTGAAGAAAAAGTCTATTAAGTACCAAAAAAAGGTTGGtgggaaaaaaagaaaagaatcaTACAAATTATATGGTTTTCCTTATATTTTTCaggttatttgtttaatatatttgaatgaaTTTAAACATCAGTATCTTATCTTTAGTTTGTCTAATTTATCtcttttgatttttggatttttaGGTTTGGATTTATGAAGCAATATTTTTACTTGGAAATTTATTTGCAAACCAAAAATAAGAAAATGTGACTCCTTGTTGCTTACATTGGGAAGCAAAAGATCCCGAATACAAAGAGATTAGTCAGGCAGTGAAGCTTACTCATGGAAAAGtaagtcaaaattaccattttggtgatgcgtgaatttaattttaatatgGGTAAGGTAAATTTAAGTCTTATATGTTTGTTTGACAGATTTACGTACATAATATCCTCCATGCTTCTAAGTTAGAGAAGTGCCAACCATACATGAAGGATTTTGAGTTATTGAATGATACAGGCGATGACTTGATTGATACCTTTGTTAAAAAACTTAAGGTTTGCAGTCCTCTTTTGAGTGAATACAATAAGGAAGAAGAGAAGATTGTTGTTTCAGATGATAAAAAAATATGCCCTTCAGCTTCAAATATCAATCCAAATCAGAATTCAGGCAATGTGATAAAGTTATGGGTTGATTTGGAGAAGAAAATGAACACTCATTTTGATGAGTTGATGAAGCGACAAGATGAAATGGACTCCAAATTGGACTTGGTGTTATCAATGATGGTTCGTAGTTCTGGTTGTAAATCTATCAACCTGAGTTTGAGTTGGAGGCTAAACATAATGGCATAAAAGTTGATGGTGGTGAGTGCGGAGATGTGTATAACTATGTCACCCCACCTACTTTTAATGGCTATGATGTTGTTTGCAATAGCGAAAATGAAGTTGAGGTCACATCTCCTCATCTTAGGCCAATGAGAAAAAGGAAACGTGCTCCTGCCCTGATGAGACCATATACAGACCCAACAAAAAAggagaaaatttagaaaaggtgAAGGGTTCAAAGTTGATCCATTTCGCAAGATTGACGAGCACAAGGAAGAGGTTTTTATGAAGTGGTTCAATGAGAACAACACAAGGTACAACAGATGCGGGCTAAACATGAATTATGTTCACGATGACAATATTGTCTTCTTTCAGTAAAAAATGTCATGTGAAATCTACAATAGAGATTGGGATCCATAGTAAAGGAAAATATGGAGTAGTATTTTGTTTATGTATCAAAATCTTATAGTATGACTTGTATTGGATATTTATTAGCAAAGGCAATGGAATGGTATTTTGTTTATGTATCAAACTTTTAAAGTATGACTTGTATTGGATATTTATTAGCAAAGGCAATGGAATGGTATTTTGTTTATGTATAAAACTGTTTTGGTATACCACAAATTGTTATAGACTACTTGTGTTGGATGTTTCTGTTTCAGACCTCTTTGTGTTATATTTCGACAGCCTATCTAAAACTTTCGACAACTAGTCCAAAATTTCGATTGCCtatctaaaactttcgacagctagtctaaaatttcgactgcctgtctaaaactttcAACAACTAATCTGAAATTTCAACTGCTTGTCTAAAACTTTTgacagctagtctaaaatttcgactaTCTGTCTAAAGCTTTCGACGgctagtctaaaatttcgactgcctgtctaaagcttttgacagcttgtctaaaatttcgactgcctgtctaaaatgtttgaaatgtctaaaaaggctccaataacacaataagagaacatatatctcaattaacattttataaagttaagCAAAGCTTAAtatttatgagattatgatgattatagattgagtggtacatatttcaatcaaactactatgatgatcaaggattgagtggtagataatctattgaggtactattatgatgattatgtttatagtattagaacaacactttatcatgtagaattggatcttaattcATTATACATTTTTGACAATTAGCCACgactttcgacagctagtctaacattttataaagttaaacaaaacttaatcctTATGAGACtatgatgattacagattgagtggtacaATTTTCAATCAAACTACAatgatgatcaaggattgagtggtagataatctattgaggtactattatgatgattatgtttatagtattagaacaacactttatcatgtagaattggatcttaattcATTATACATTTTTGACAATTAGCCATGACTTTGGACAGCTAGTCTACAATTTCGActgcctgtctaaaactttcgactgcctgtctaaaaatttcgacagctagtctaaaattttGACTGTCGGTCTAAAGCTTTCGACAACTAGTCCAAAATTTTGACTGCCTgtctaaaatgtttgaaatgtctaaaaaggctccaataacacaataaaagaacatatttttcaattaacattttataaatttaaacaaagcttaatctttatgagattatgatgattacaaATTGAGTGGTACAAttttcaatcaaactactatgtTGATCAAGGATTAagtggtagataatctattgaggtactattatgatgattatgattatagtattaaaacaacactttatcatgtagaattggatcttaattcATTATACGTTTTTGACAATTATCCATGACTTTCGATAGCTTGTCCATAATTTTGACGACCTGTCTAAACCTTTCGATCgcttgtctaaaatttcgactgcctGTCTAACACTGTTGACAGCTAGTCTGAAATTTCGACTTCTTGTCTAAAaatttcgacagctagtctaaaatttcgactgccAGTCTAAAGCTTTCAACAACTAGTCTGAAATTTTGACAGATTGTCTGAAATGTTTGAAATGTCCAAATAGGCTCCAATAACACAATAAAGCAGCATAGTTAAAACTATCAACAACCAGTTTCAATACTCGGACAACCTAGTTAAAACATTACATATCAGACCAAGTCCAAAATATGAAATCACACAATATTATCAAAACATTAAACATCAAACCACGtccaaaataaatcaaaaaataatCACTTCTTGCATGTGGTTTTGTTGTGCCCATAACATCCACAATTGGAACACTTCCGTTGCTTTTTTCCCCCATCAACATTAGAAATCTTACACTTTACTTTCTTTGATGACGATTCTGGTGAAAAATTACTCTTCTCCTTTGGAAACTCTCCTCTCGAAGGAATTCGTTTATTCTTTGGTCTCCCTGGGGGAATTAACTTAACTGGTTTGATAATGACTTGAGACTTAACCTCTTCTGGAAGAAGCCATTCAATGTCAGGTGGTAAAGGGTAAATAGATTCTACATAAGCCATCCTCCAAAATTCAGTCATGTAGAATTTTGAGCATAGACTATAAACATCTACTCCACGATGCATTGCTGCAGTGACACCATGAACACATGGAATCTTATCAATGTCAAACTCTCGACATGTACAAGAATGTTCCTCAATATCAACTAGGTCATCTAGTGGCTCACCTTTAACATGGAACTCACTTAGATTAATGGGTGTAACTCTCATGTACCTTGATTGTTCGTATCTTTGTCTCATTATATCTTCTGCGTCAACTGTAAGTGGTATTGGACAAGAATTTGCATTTTTCCTTCTCTTATAGAACCATCTGGAGAGTGTAGTGATAATTTCCTCCAATAAAGGAATGATGGGCCATTCTCGAGCTTCTCTAAAAACTTGGTTCGATGACTCAAAATTGTTGGTGGTCATGATGTTGTATCTATTACCATGGAAATGACATCTGGACCAGCTTTCAAAAGATGCATTCTTCAGGTATGTTGCCAGACATGGTTTTTTTGTAGAAATCTCAGCAAATAACTTTGTGAACTCTGAAACTCTGTACGCTTTTGCTGTCTTCTCAAACAACTTTTTCAAACCTTTACCACTAAATTTTGTCTTGATATTTTGTCCAAGATGCCACATACAAGCTCCATGGTAAGCATTTTTATATACATTTCGAACTCCCTTTATAATACTTTTGTGTCTATCAGATATAAACACTAAATCAGTAGTATCAGGCACTTGATCTCGTAAGCATGTTAAAAACCAATTCCAAGATGCATCATTCTCAGAATCAACAATACCAAAAGCAAGAGGATAAGTTTTCAAATGTTTGCCGTTGAACCCCTTAAAAGTTCCATCAATAGATATAACTTTTCTCATGTAACGAAAACCTCTAATGGATACTCCCAaagacaaaaataaatatttgaatttcTGTTCTTCATCAACAATTAATCTAGTGTACGTACCAGGATTAGAATTTTGGACCATGTACAAGTAAGAGGGGAGTTTTGGATAACTGTTTGCCGCTGAACCCCTTATAAGTTCATGTGCGCACTTTCTTGCCTTCCATGCCTTCCAATGACTACACTTTACACCAAGATTCTTGTTCATCTCATTAACTATTTGTGCTGGATTTGGACCTTTTTTCACACCTTCATATCTCGTTTTCAAGTGCTCTCCAATAATAGAACAAGTTGCTTGCCGGTGATGATTTTGTCTCATTTCTAAAGAAAAAGTGTGTTCATTACAATGTTTGTGAATAACAAACAAACTTGTTGCATATGCCTTTGTTGCACGAATTATCCACTTACAATTGGGGTCAACACAAACCAAAACCACTTATTTCTTATTTGATTTTTTCACTTTAAATTCAAAGTTTCATCGTATAGCAAGCATGTGTACtttcatcttcaactctttcTTATCCACAAAATATTGACCAACACAAAAAACATCTTCATCAATACTTGTTGCATTTGAGCTTGGTGTACTACTAACATGACTTCTTTCATTACAATGATCACTAGGGGATACACGATGAAGTGGTAAATGGTTATCTTCAAGAGTGTGAGGTGCAGAAGTAGCATCAGGAACATTACATATGTATGCATCGTCAAAGTAATCATCAAAAGTTCTATTTTCAGGACATGGGACATTCAAATTTACCTCAACAAAACCATCATCAATATTGTTTCTTCccccttcatcatcatcatcgttgTCATCATCGTCATCATCTAAATCAACATTGTTATCATCGTTTAAACCAGCATCATCAAAATCATCATCAGTAGAAATGTTTGCAATAGAATCAACATTTGTAGTAGAATCAATATTAGTAACAAGTTTATCCTTAATGAGCATATTTTCTATCTTCTTGATCAAACCCACACATAATGGAACCAAATCACACTCTTGCAATGTAAAGAAACTAACAACGTTTGTactattttttattgcaattggttCAACCTCCACCATTGTAGTTATGttgtaagttaattctatatcgaagaggttgcgatcgatttctgtaacttcataaatatgttcaactaactcctcataagttaggttagtttgtaccaaacttgatcttgatcgtgagccatttgaaatcaTTTCCACGAGTCCTCATTATTTTTCCACAttccatcacataatattacaatatttttgaatgacatctaaaaaaaataatacaataaacaaatataaattattggtattactttgattaaaaagttatataaaaaatgaaaatcaagttgaaaatctaCAAATTCGACAACCTGTCTGAAAATTAAACATCGTGTCTGATAATTCGACAACCCGTCTAAAAATTAGACAGGTGGTCTAAAATTTCGACAAGTGGTCGAAAAAATACGACtactggtctaaaatttagacaattGGTCTAAAATATTAGACTCCTTatcgaaaaattagacaagctATCAAAAAATTCTGGATTTTTCTATCTCGTTAATAACCGAAACAACCATTACTTTTTTCATATTTTCCAGCTTTAACCTCCATAAAACTCCAGAAATAAACCTAAAtccttacttatactttcaatatactaaaacaatcaattttcattttaaatctacaaaaataatatcaaaaatctcatattttataaaaaagaaaaagcttTATAAACCAACCTTTTGAATGAGTGGTGGCCGGATTTGTGGAGAAATGGTGGCAGCCAGTGATGAGCAATGTTTGCCGGCAGTAGGGAGCGGTGGTCGCCgctagtggtggtggtggcggtgggggatgatagtgggtggttgtggatgggtGTGGGTGGATGGGTGGGAGGAAGAAGATGAAAGTTATTagggtttttgttttaatttattcttattttattttaagggtaaaatgggtaatgcaaaaaattcattaataaaataagccatttagctaaaaactattgaaactaggccaaagtgcaaattgcactataaaaaaaaaaggtcatTTTGCCAATCACCCCTAAATTTTATGACAAAATGATACATCTATACTTCAATAGTCAAAGGTGTTTCAGCTTCAATTATTATTCAATCATTGCCACATCTTATTTTGGACTTTACTTCACTCATTTCACTCAAAGAGTTATGCAAATAAATAacatgagaaaaataataatattagatAAAAGTTGACATACATTCAATCGAAGTAATACGAACACAATTATTATCCTTTCTTGATTGACACTTGTGTTTACAAGTTCATAAAgtagaggttgcctcaatgtagAAATATTAAGGTAGAACCtaaccttctttttttttttttgctaatttGAATCCATTACAATTTTCTTTAGTCTTTTTCTTCGAACAACTTGATCACCTTGGATTGTTTTCGCTCGATGGAGGAGACTTTTACTTCGAACTGCACATGATGAGCTATTTATTGCTTACAACTCTCCTTTGATAtttcattatgatatttattGTTTCGTATCTTGTTATTCATTTCTCACTTGCCACCATCTAAAATTAATCTTTGGTTAAGATGATGTATCACTCCATCACTACATTGCACTTGTCCTCATCTTTTGCTacaactttataaaataaatttcaCATTTTATTAAAATGACATGCTTCTGGCTTGTCACTACAGTTTTCATAATTTATTTGTATGTTAGTATGAcatctttttaaaatatttccTCCATCACCTCAATATGTACTTatatgaaacaaaaaaaatctttTATGAATTAGAACTGAAATCGTATCTCTCCACaagattccccttgaattcaaaCAGCTGACAAATGCAATCAACTTAAAAAATTTCTTTGTTTATGTTCACCATGAAAGATACATGCATTACACACTAAAAATGAAACATAGTCACCTACAAC
The Humulus lupulus chromosome 6, drHumLupu1.1, whole genome shotgun sequence DNA segment above includes these coding regions:
- the LOC133785087 gene encoding uncharacterized protein LOC133785087 gives rise to the protein MRQNHHRQATCSIIGEHLKTRYEGVKKGPNPAQIVNEMNKNLGVKCSHWKAWKARKCAHELIRGSAANSYPKLPSYLYMVQNSNPGTYTRLIVDEEQKFKYLFLSLGVSIRGFRYMRKVISIDGTFKGFNGKHLKTYPLAFGIVDSENDASWNWFLTCLRDQVPDTTDLVFISDRHKSIIKGVRNVYKNAYHGACMWHLGQNIKTKFSGKGLKKLFEKTAKAYRVSEFTKLFAEISTKKPCLATYLKNASFESWSRCHFHGNRYNIMTTNNFESSNQVFREAREWPIIPLLEEIITTLSRWFYKRRKNANSCPIPLTVDAEDIMRQRYEQSRYMRVTPINLSEFHVKGEPLDDLVDIEEHSCTCREFDIDKIPCVHGVTAAMHRGVDVYSLCSKFYMTEFWRMAYVESIYPLPPDIEWLLPEEVKSQVIIKPVKLIPPGRPKNKRIPSRGEFPKEKSNFSPESSSKKVKCKISNVDGGKKQRKCSNCGCYGHNKTTCKK